In one Vanessa tameamea isolate UH-Manoa-2023 chromosome 10, ilVanTame1 primary haplotype, whole genome shotgun sequence genomic region, the following are encoded:
- the LOC113395926 gene encoding integrin alpha-V-like: MCKLIVFSVVIVYYSLLCDGSGIFNEESRITFKPDDNFSQYFGYSVLFDSDKLIVGAPKARNRYNTTINSGQVFSCALDNLNLKKVTCHPLGINENVEDIIYRRSTKHSDFFENDMWFGATIASVPNGKLLMCAPRWTTPYRDKHLLANGACYMISKRRGAALFPLAEMSRQAFMTHGERIEYGEYGTHLNLYAYGQAGFSIKVSKTSIIIGAPGLLQWTGGIATYKYYKESEYLSLQPTINPYYTLDVGPDDYLGYSVESGVFENNGTILYVAGAPRSKSGYGQVLVFEPSFRETDPFKIKAKVCGPQLGAYFGASLCCTDVNGDGITDLLVGAPNFVRKDGVGLHYDQGAVFVYLTEIKETDFNLIAADYVSGSGESGVRFGSTIANLGDIDGDGFNDIAIGAPWEDDGKGAVFIFRGGKEGLRPKYVQKIVVKEAQTFGISISGGYDINNDNCNDLAIGAHSSATAYVFRCTPTMHVEVYIKVPDAVNLQQGATNFSALFCVKSAESKTWPRAKMDFTANIAIDPIENRARLKGDTEYEVSIQPGNENCDEQVIEVKPTADLSKPISMKFNLEVKDSEDGSDESHEQFAKVSDDSVLDTLFRIQLMRDCGDDEELICKPFLVMNLNPLSSPYIPGTKDKLGVKLSVVNMEEPSFGAKVHLTLPSSPKRLPRECSLEEFNVTCDIPSPLNRFEIVEWEIELEYAYKDTTAKELKIVANLNDPFNNDTDIDRISKEMVILITPKANFSISGKALPNATIAVTRDKFNEAANVTFVHYFEVTNFGPSDWFRLPVQITLPDKVNLSSRIKGCAQDESHCEWNIPAKVSMPVLLSLRFNLADYGDFLEQQKNFNITTFMIIQLEGQNKSSSITTTLILEPAPPLWPIILGCFAGLLLLSLIVLGLYKYGFFSRNRLEDFKRLQEQKTTLDEGNTSTNEGSSSTPEASSQELISDDSD; the protein is encoded by the exons GCTTATAGTTGGAGCTCCCAAAGCAAGAAATAGATACAATACCACGATCAATTCTGGACAAGTGTTTTCGTGCGCATTAGATAATCTAAACTTGAAAAAAGTCACGTGTCACCCTTTAGGAATCAACgaaaatg TTGAAGATATAATTTATCGGAGATCCACTAAACACTCAGATTTTTTCGAAAATGATATGTGGTTTGGAGCGACGATAGCCTCAGTACCGAATGGAAAATTACTG atGTGTGCTCCTCGTTGGACCACTCCATACAGAGACAAACACTTACTTGCGAATGGTGCCTGTTATATGATATCCAAAAGACGTGGTGCTGCGCTTTTTCCGTTAGCTGAAATGA GCCGCCAAGCATTCATGACCCATGGTGAAAGAATTGAGTATGGGGAATATGGTACCCATCTAAATCTCTACGCGTACGGTCAAGCAGGATTTTCAATTAAAGTTTCAAAGACGAGCATTATTATTGGTGCACCTGGACTGTTACAGTGGACAG GTGGTATCGCAACGTATAAGTACTACAAGGAAAGCGAATACTTGAGTTTACAGCCTACAATTAATCCTTATTACACGTTAGACGTTGGACCAGATGACTACTtag gaTACAGTGTCGAGTCGGGTGTGTTTGAAAATAATggtacaattttatatgtagcAGGAGCACCTAGATCGAAGTCAGGATATGGACAG GTTCTTGTCTTCGAGCCGTCATTTCGAGAAACAGATCCctttaaaattaaagcaaaagtATGTGGACCACAATTAGGAGCATACTTCGGTGCTAGTTTGTGCTGCACTGATGTCAATGGTGACGGTATCACTGATCTTCTCGTGGGAGCTCCGAACTTCGTCAGAAAAGATGGCGTTGGTTTACATTACGATCAAGGCGCAGTCTTTGTCTATCTTACTGAAATTAAG GAGACAGACTTCAATCTTATCGCAGCTGATTACGTTAGTGGTTCGGGAGAAAGTGGAGTTCGTTTTGGCAGTACAATAGCAAATTTAGGGGACATAGATGGCGACGGatttaatg ATATTGCTATAGGAGCTCCATGGGAAGACGACGGAAAAGGAGCTGTTTTCATATTCAGAGGTGGCAAAGAAGGTCTGAGACCGAAATATGTACAGAAGATTGTGGTCAAAGAAGCACAAACGTTTGGTATTTCCATATCTGGGGGTTACGATATTAATAACGATAATTGTAACG ATTTAGCGATAGGCGCTCATAGTTCTGCTACAGCTTACGTTTTTAGATGCACACCAACAATGCATGTAgaagtatatataaaagtaccAGATGCAGTTAATTTACAACAAGGTGCAACAAACTTTTCAGCATTATTCTGTGTTAAATCAGCTGAGAGTAAAACGTGGCCACGCGCAAAAATGg ATTTTACTGCGAATATAGCTATTGATCCAATCGAAAACAGAGCAAGACTTAAGGGAGATACGGAATACGAAGTCTCTATTCAACCAGGCAACGAGAATTGTGACGAACAAGTTATCGAAGTAAAG CCGACAGCCGATTTATCAAAACCAATctccatgaaattcaatttagAAGTAAAAGATTCGGAAG ATGGTTCCGACGAATCCCACGAACAGTTTGCGAAAGTATCAGATGATTCAGTTCTAGACACACTTTTCCGCATTCAACTGATGCGAGATTGTGGTGATGACGAAGAACTTATTTGCAAGCCATTTCTTGTCATGAATTTAAATCCCTTAAGTAG TCCGTACATTCCCGGGACAAAAGATAAGCTAGGCGTAAAGCTTTCCGTTGTTAATATGGAAGAACCATCATTTGGAGCCAAAGTCCATCTTACGTTACCTTCATCACCTAAAAGGTTACCCAGGGAATGTAGCTTAGAAGAATTCAACGTCACATGTGATATACCATCTCCTTTAAATCGGTTTGAGATTGTTGAATGGGAAATAGAATTGGAATATGCATACAAGGATACAACAGCAAAGGAATTAAAGATTGTAGCTAATCTTAATGATCCATTCAACAATGATACCGATATTGATAGAATTTCGAAAGAAATGGTTATTTTGATAACACCGAAAGCAAATTTCTCGATAAGCGG GAAAGCGTTGCCGAACGCGACCATTGCAGTAACAAGAGACAAATTTAACGAGGCGGCCAATGTGACTTTCGTTCATTATTTTGAG GTTACAAATTTCGGCCCATCGGATTGGTTTCGCTTGCCAGTCCAAATTACTTTGCCAGATAAA GTGAATCTGTCAAGTCGGATCAAGGGATGTGCTCAGGACGAATCTCATTGCGAATGGAATATACCAGCCAAAGTTTCGATGCCCGTCCTTCTCTCACTGAGATTCAACTTGGCGGATTATG GTGATTTCCTTGAGCAGCAAAAGAATTTTAACATAACCACGTTTATGATCATTCAACTTGAAGGTCAAAATAA GTCTTCCTCTATAACAACAACGTTAATCTTGGAACCAGCTCCACCTCTATGGCCGATTATTCTGGGCTGTTTTGCTGGACTATTGTTGCTATCTCTCATCGTGCTGGGGCTTTATAAA TATGGATTCTTTTCAAGAAATCGATTAGAAGACTTCAAGAGGCTACAAGAACAGAAAACGACATTAGATGAAGGGAATACATCAACTAACGAGGGTTCGTCATCAACCCCTGAAGCTTCATCACAGGAACTAATATCAGACGATTCAGACTGA